TAGTTATACATGGCTTAGATAAGCCTTGAGCAAAAAAATTcagtattcattttatttatttgcatttGGTTGATAGCTTTTCATAATATATAGTTTTTGTATCTCTTAAGATTTTTCAGCTTCAAAAACGGTTACAGCAACAATTTGTGATACGACGTGCATTAGAGAAAGCATGTTATGTGCCTTTTTCACAGGATGCTACAATAGAAAATTCAATACCCAAGGTACAGTTACATGGAAGTTCAGTTTTAttctcaattgaaatttttggaTCTTGCTTCTGACTATCCATTATATACATCTCTTATGTAATTTTAGGCTGCAAAGGAACTGATTAAGGAAATTGGAATATTAGAATTAGAAGTTGTGTATTTGGAACAATACTTACTCTCTTTGTATCGGAAAAGATTTGATCAACAAATTTCAACTCTATCAACCAAGGAAAGAAGATTGGAATTAGCTTCAGACACTAAACAAGGAACATCTGCAGTGCCTGGCAATGATGCTATCTCTGACAAAGAAATTTCAGTTGTGCACTGTAGTAATGTCATTTCACCCAGAAATTCATCTGGGTTTAAGCTTAAGGAATTCAATAACCAGTTGGAAGCCGAAACTGGTTTAGACTCTAGTATTCATCGATGTCACTCTGCACTATCTCAACGAACAACATGCTCAATTGAAGCATCTCCTGGGAACATTGAGACTAAAGCTGCGATTGACTCTTACCATTCTCTACCATTATCCATGTTAGAGGTAAAGTATAATGAAAACCAGAAAATTGGTTACATCCTTTTATTTCTTATGCATGCCTCTCTAATATCTGGcttccaaattttatttcaccAGCAAGCTCAGTGTGCTAAATCCAGTTCAACCAGCCTGGCAGAGCATCTTGGGAGTAGCTATGTTGATAATGTTCCAGAAACACCAAATTGGCTTTCTGAGGAGATGATTAAGTGTATATCAGCTATATATTGTGAACTTACAGAGCCTACTTCACTTGGTCATAAAAATGCTTCATCCCCTATTTCATTCCCATCTTCTGGTAACGAGTTATCTTCACAGAGTCAGGGTAGTAAGTGGGGATCACAATGGAAGAAGCATTCATCCTTCAATTTAAACTCCACTAACCCTTTCCATGTCAGAGGGTCCAAAGAATTTAGTGGAACTTATTGCTCAATGATAAGGATACAACAATTATGCACAGATagccagaaattaaaagaaattgagTACATGCTACGAAGATTTAGGTGAGCCATCTTACAGTGCATATTCTTTTCTTAtcttgttttattaaaattcattagTTTCCTTTTAAATGATCTGTTAGTTGGATGAAGAAACTATGATGAAAATTGAAGTTATCAAAAGTAGTATAATGCACGACAATGTGTGTGGTATACCAATTTGGTTAGATGATTTCTTTTGTGTGATGGAATAACTTCATATCCTACTTTCTAGCAGGTCACTTGTTTCTCGGCTGGAAGATGTTAATCCTAGAAATATGAAGCATGAAGAAAAGCTTGCCTTTTGGATTAACGTGCACAATTCCTTGGCAATGCATGTAAAATTTCTAAATCTCTAATCTTCTTTATCTCATGCACGGTATTGCTCCAAATCAGTGAACCAATCGTATCATGTTGTTGTCTGTCCTCCACAGGCCTTATTAATTTATGGAATTTCAGCCAACAATGTTAAAAGAATGTCTTCGGTACTGAAGGTAAGTTTCTCATCCATAAAACTCCATGGAATTAACTGATATGTAtgaatttttactaaaataagcTAGGATATTTCAGGCCGCATATAACATTGGGGGACATACTATAAGTGTAGACCTGATACAGAACTTCATTCTGGGATGCAGATTGCCTCGCCCAGGACAGGTAAATATGATTTCCAGAAACTTCCAAGAAGACTGCATATTTCATTTACTTATTAAACAAACTAGTTTAGCATTGATCAAATCCTGTTGACCATCTTAACATTGTATTgcacctttctttttcttctagtgGTTGCGGTTGTGGTTTCCTTCAATGACAAAACCAAAGGTTAGAGATGCAAGAAAAGGATATGCCATACATCGTCCAGAGCCTTTATTACTATTTGCTCTTTGCTCAGGAAGCCATTCTGATCCTGCGGTAGACTTCTGGTCTTTCTACACTTATTTCATAATCATATTTGACTATGTAGAAGgatatgtacaaacctacatATTTTGTTCTATTTAGCTCTTCTCCGGGTAACTCAAGGAAACAGAAAATCCTACCTCTAAAGATGTATATTACTTGAAGCATTGACAATAGGTCTGAATATAAATGTTTTGAACAAGCGAAAGTTTTCAACAATAGATATGACTTAAGATTCTTACATTTATACAGTTCCAGCCTTCTTAGATTAAGGTTATAAATAATAGATATGACTCTATACTTGACATATGTGTAGCTTTCCACAGACCCCTGCCCTAAAGCAATCCTTTTACTGGTCATTTTCACATAATCTCACCTGATCTTGGTTGTAACCTTCTCAGGTACGTTTGTACACATCCAAGCGAGTCTTTGAGGAGCTACAATGTGCCAAGGAGGAATACATTCAGTCTACCATCACCATAAGCAAGGAACAGAAAATAGTTCTTCCAAAGATGGTTGATTCCTTTGCAAAAACTTCAGGTCTAGGAGCATCTGATTTGATGGAGATGGTTAAGCCTTATCTACCCGATTCTCAAAGGAAGAGCATTCAAGAGTTTCAATCAAAGACAAGCTGGAAAAGCATTGAATTAACCCCTCATAACTTCACTTTCCATTACTTGATTTCAACGGAACTAGCTTGGTAATGGCTTGCCTTGGTAGAAATCATGCATGTGTTTGGGTAGAATAATTGTATGTCTCCACCCATATCTATCCAAGACTTACATTTGATGGTAAGCACAGTTGTAATGTCAAGAAGGAAATGTGTCTGGCTCAAAGCATAACTGGTGAATAATAATTGTCTACCTTATATCTATGAAAATATTAAACTCAGAATGGCAACACTAAGGTGAGAGTCGGTAGCAGAGAAAGATGTATGTCGAATAGCAAGCAACAGTCTGGAAATTTTGGGAGCCTGGACTACATAATTTTTGCTGTATAATTCTATCTTAAGGTCCTTGTGTTTAAGTATTTTACTATagctatatttttttctttcaatttatgGATGTATATTCTTAATTCTTTTCCTCAGCATCTGCTTTGTCTGATGGATCAATCCCGAACACTTTTTCACAGTGTCTGCTCAGTAGAAATCATTATTGCCACCTATCAATACTAAGAAACACATTCTTGTGGCCTTATGGTCATACAGCATGAAAGGTGGCGAGAGATTAGAgaatcattgaaaaaaaaaatcattta
Above is a window of Glycine soja cultivar W05 chromosome 12, ASM419377v2, whole genome shotgun sequence DNA encoding:
- the LOC114379135 gene encoding uncharacterized protein LOC114379135 isoform X1 — protein: MHETKWRDSGFKQFKFMDPTVSISSRKCPNSDPMKRRVMGDGLESISEASCRPEVELGELKQNIESKKRQYHNMDLQSSLTQEIFQLQKRLQQQFVIRRALEKACYVPFSQDATIENSIPKAAKELIKEIGILELEVVYLEQYLLSLYRKRFDQQISTLSTKERRLELASDTKQGTSAVPGNDAISDKEISVVHCSNVISPRNSSGFKLKEFNNQLEAETGLDSSIHRCHSALSQRTTCSIEASPGNIETKAAIDSYHSLPLSMLEQAQCAKSSSTSLAEHLGSSYVDNVPETPNWLSEEMIKCISAIYCELTEPTSLGHKNASSPISFPSSGNELSSQSQGSKWGSQWKKHSSFNLNSTNPFHVRGSKEFSGTYCSMIRIQQLCTDSQKLKEIEYMLRRFRSLVSRLEDVNPRNMKHEEKLAFWINVHNSLAMHALLIYGISANNVKRMSSVLKAAYNIGGHTISVDLIQNFILGCRLPRPGQWLRLWFPSMTKPKVRDARKGYAIHRPEPLLLFALCSGSHSDPAVRLYTSKRVFEELQCAKEEYIQSTITISKEQKIVLPKMVDSFAKTSGLGASDLMEMVKPYLPDSQRKSIQEFQSKTSWKSIELTPHNFTFHYLISTELAW
- the LOC114379135 gene encoding uncharacterized protein LOC114379135 isoform X2, which encodes MHETKWRDSGFKQFKFMDPTVSISSRKCPNSDPMKRRVMGDGLESISEASCRPEVIFQLQKRLQQQFVIRRALEKACYVPFSQDATIENSIPKAAKELIKEIGILELEVVYLEQYLLSLYRKRFDQQISTLSTKERRLELASDTKQGTSAVPGNDAISDKEISVVHCSNVISPRNSSGFKLKEFNNQLEAETGLDSSIHRCHSALSQRTTCSIEASPGNIETKAAIDSYHSLPLSMLEQAQCAKSSSTSLAEHLGSSYVDNVPETPNWLSEEMIKCISAIYCELTEPTSLGHKNASSPISFPSSGNELSSQSQGSKWGSQWKKHSSFNLNSTNPFHVRGSKEFSGTYCSMIRIQQLCTDSQKLKEIEYMLRRFRSLVSRLEDVNPRNMKHEEKLAFWINVHNSLAMHALLIYGISANNVKRMSSVLKAAYNIGGHTISVDLIQNFILGCRLPRPGQWLRLWFPSMTKPKVRDARKGYAIHRPEPLLLFALCSGSHSDPAVRLYTSKRVFEELQCAKEEYIQSTITISKEQKIVLPKMVDSFAKTSGLGASDLMEMVKPYLPDSQRKSIQEFQSKTSWKSIELTPHNFTFHYLISTELAW
- the LOC114379135 gene encoding uncharacterized protein LOC114379135 isoform X3 is translated as MKRRVMGDGLESISEASCRPEVELGELKQNIESKKRQYHNMDLQSSLTQEIFQLQKRLQQQFVIRRALEKACYVPFSQDATIENSIPKAAKELIKEIGILELEVVYLEQYLLSLYRKRFDQQISTLSTKERRLELASDTKQGTSAVPGNDAISDKEISVVHCSNVISPRNSSGFKLKEFNNQLEAETGLDSSIHRCHSALSQRTTCSIEASPGNIETKAAIDSYHSLPLSMLEQAQCAKSSSTSLAEHLGSSYVDNVPETPNWLSEEMIKCISAIYCELTEPTSLGHKNASSPISFPSSGNELSSQSQGSKWGSQWKKHSSFNLNSTNPFHVRGSKEFSGTYCSMIRIQQLCTDSQKLKEIEYMLRRFRSLVSRLEDVNPRNMKHEEKLAFWINVHNSLAMHALLIYGISANNVKRMSSVLKAAYNIGGHTISVDLIQNFILGCRLPRPGQWLRLWFPSMTKPKVRDARKGYAIHRPEPLLLFALCSGSHSDPAVRLYTSKRVFEELQCAKEEYIQSTITISKEQKIVLPKMVDSFAKTSGLGASDLMEMVKPYLPDSQRKSIQEFQSKTSWKSIELTPHNFTFHYLISTELAW